In Stenotrophomonas sp. 169, one DNA window encodes the following:
- a CDS encoding glutathione S-transferase family protein has translation MGMLIDGVWQKGTAGAAGEDGQFHREEASFRRWLTADGGNAPTGEPAVQAEPARFRLYVSLACPWAHRTLIVRALKGLETLIPLSVVNWHMGDNGWSFAPGPLVTPDPERNATYLHELYQAAKPGMTGKVTVPVLWDSERGEIVSNESADIIRMFNEAYDALGARPGDFYPAELRGEIDQVNDKVYDAVNNGVYKAGFAATQQAYEEAIGPLFETLDELDALLQTQDWLVGGVMTEADIRLFTTLIRFDSVYYVHFKCNVKRIADYPGLHAFVQRMMDIEAVASTVNFQHIKHHYYESHAHLNPSGIVPAGPAAPY, from the coding sequence ATGGGCATGTTGATTGATGGCGTATGGCAGAAGGGTACGGCGGGTGCAGCGGGCGAGGATGGGCAATTCCATCGCGAGGAAGCTTCGTTCCGTAGATGGCTGACGGCGGACGGCGGCAACGCCCCCACCGGTGAGCCGGCCGTGCAGGCTGAACCCGCACGCTTTCGCCTCTATGTCAGCCTGGCCTGTCCGTGGGCCCACCGCACGCTGATTGTTCGCGCCCTGAAAGGTCTGGAAACCCTGATTCCGTTGTCCGTGGTGAACTGGCACATGGGCGACAACGGCTGGAGCTTCGCGCCTGGCCCGCTGGTGACGCCGGACCCGGAGCGCAACGCCACCTACCTGCACGAGCTCTACCAGGCGGCGAAGCCGGGCATGACCGGCAAGGTGACGGTGCCGGTGCTGTGGGATAGCGAGCGGGGTGAGATCGTCAGCAATGAATCCGCCGACATCATCCGCATGTTCAACGAGGCTTATGACGCGCTGGGTGCCCGTCCCGGTGACTTCTATCCGGCCGAGCTGCGAGGTGAGATCGACCAGGTCAATGACAAGGTCTACGACGCCGTAAACAACGGTGTGTACAAGGCGGGCTTCGCCGCCACGCAGCAGGCCTATGAAGAAGCCATCGGGCCGCTGTTCGAGACGCTGGACGAGCTGGATGCCCTGCTGCAGACCCAGGACTGGTTGGTGGGCGGCGTCATGACCGAAGCGGACATCCGTCTGTTCACCACACTGATCCGCTTCGATTCGGTCTATTACGTCCACTTCAAGTGCAACGTGAAACGTATCGCGGACTACCCCGGCCTGCATGCGTTCGTGCAACGGATGATGGACATCGAAGCAGTGGCTTCGACGGTGAACTTCCAGCACATCAAGCACCATTATTATGAAAGCCATGCCCATCTGAATCCGTCCGGCATCGTGCCCGCTGGCCCAGCGGCGCCGTACTGA
- a CDS encoding YifB family Mg chelatase-like AAA ATPase — MSLALVHSRARSGADAPLVRVEVHLSGGLPVTQIVGLPETTVRESRERVRAALLCARFDYPQRRITINLGPADLPKEGGRFDLAIAMGILAASGQLDPQQVVRHEYVAELALTGELRPVDGVLPAAIAAAEAGRTLFVPPANAAEAALAEHADVRVARTLLEVCASVDNPARLPRAERESIEADPPLDLTDVRGQAHARRALEVAAAGGHHLLLIGSPGCGKTLLASRLPGILPEASQAEALQTAAVASISGSGLDPRRWRQRAFRAPHHSASAAALAGGGNPPHPGEISLAHNGVLFLDELPEWSRSALEILREPLESGHIRISRAARSVVFPARFQLVTAMNPCPCGWAGDRSNRCLCTSERIQRYRGRVSGPLLDRIDLHVTVMRLSPEELREGAPAGECSADVRARVIAARERQLARGALNAHLDSKALRACASLVEADQGLLEQAIERLQLSARAMHRILRVARTIADLAGCEDIGTEHLAEAIGYRQLDRGGGV, encoded by the coding sequence ATGAGCCTCGCGCTGGTCCACAGCCGCGCCCGCTCCGGTGCCGATGCGCCGCTGGTTCGTGTGGAGGTGCACCTGTCCGGCGGGTTGCCCGTCACGCAGATCGTCGGCCTGCCGGAAACCACCGTGCGCGAGTCACGCGAACGCGTCCGTGCCGCCCTGCTCTGCGCGCGCTTCGACTACCCGCAACGACGTATCACCATCAACCTCGGGCCGGCCGATCTGCCCAAAGAAGGCGGCCGCTTCGACCTGGCCATCGCGATGGGCATCCTCGCCGCCAGCGGCCAGTTGGATCCGCAGCAGGTGGTCCGTCATGAGTACGTGGCCGAACTGGCGCTTACCGGCGAGCTGCGCCCGGTAGACGGCGTGTTGCCCGCCGCCATCGCCGCTGCTGAGGCCGGACGCACGTTGTTCGTGCCACCTGCCAATGCCGCCGAGGCGGCGCTGGCGGAACATGCGGATGTGCGCGTGGCCCGCACGCTGTTGGAAGTCTGTGCCTCCGTGGATAACCCGGCGCGACTGCCGCGGGCGGAAAGGGAGAGCATTGAGGCGGATCCACCGCTGGACCTGACCGACGTGCGGGGCCAGGCGCATGCACGGCGCGCTTTGGAAGTGGCTGCGGCGGGCGGGCATCACCTGCTGCTGATCGGCAGCCCGGGTTGCGGTAAGACGCTGCTGGCGTCGCGGCTGCCCGGCATCCTGCCGGAGGCCAGCCAGGCCGAGGCGCTGCAGACGGCTGCGGTGGCGTCGATCAGCGGCAGTGGATTGGATCCACGACGATGGCGGCAGCGGGCGTTCCGGGCGCCGCACCACAGTGCGAGTGCAGCGGCGCTGGCGGGCGGCGGCAATCCGCCGCATCCCGGAGAAATCTCGCTTGCGCACAATGGCGTGTTGTTCCTGGATGAGCTTCCCGAATGGTCACGCAGTGCGTTGGAGATCCTGCGTGAGCCGTTGGAGTCGGGCCATATCCGTATCAGCCGGGCGGCACGCAGCGTGGTGTTTCCTGCACGGTTCCAACTGGTGACGGCGATGAACCCCTGCCCTTGCGGCTGGGCGGGTGATCGCAGCAATCGGTGTCTGTGTACCAGCGAGCGTATCCAGCGTTATCGCGGCCGGGTGTCTGGGCCGCTGCTGGATCGCATTGATCTGCATGTCACGGTGATGCGGCTGTCGCCGGAAGAGCTACGGGAAGGTGCGCCTGCGGGCGAATGCAGTGCGGATGTGCGGGCGCGTGTGATTGCAGCGCGCGAGCGGCAGTTGGCGCGCGGGGCGCTCAATGCGCATCTGGACAGCAAGGCGCTGCGGGCGTGTGCGTCGCTGGTGGAGGCGGATCAGGGGCTGTTGGAGCAAGCGATCGAGCGGTTGCAGCTGTCGGCGCGTGCGATGCATCGGATTCTGCGCGTGGCGCGGACGATTGCGGATCTTGCCGGGTGTGAGGATATCGGGACGGAGCATCTGGCGGAGGCGATCGGCTATCGGCAGTTGGATCGTGGGGGTGGTGTGTAG
- a CDS encoding autotransporter-associated beta strand repeat-containing protein — MNRVFKVVWSKAVGQWVVTSEFGGRAGGRTRRTANRLTTGPLAALSLMTALALYGPSAMAAVDITNVGFETGTLSGWTYSKTGTQGSTSYGSTGVGASVVTGMTDFEADNGSHSWTVTPFGNNMASLQAGAGSDSFATAAGALGLSAASRSLVASTMAGSPTNASWLYQDLTLAAGDYFSMAWQYVSTDYEPYNDASLTSLINLGDASVFATVNNQNAQYALLGATNLGTGSYSTGSYGATGWQVATYQVSTAGTYRLGFMSLNLQDMQLSPVLFVDQAPGLTFDKGVPFGPVAPNPGSGAPTTPTTPTGPIVIDGPKGTDDLGSEDEASFEGGTLVVDKDTNVDVDFKIDDKPATIDQNGHDSTFTGKIDDATAGVPGSLIVKNSGNGGSVTLTNTNGYTGTTEVDENTTLALSGNGSIDKSKKLVIDGTLDVTQAGPVVNITSLNGKGDVALGNNTLSITDANGDEFEGTIGGQGDVAIKGGTQVLSGTNTYAGGTSVSNAVLQVSSDENLGDAAGKLTLDGGTLHTTGDVTSDRDVVLAGNGTFTTDTNTTLTNSGDVSGNGGLIKNGEGGLDLTGTVSHSGGTTVNEGELTLSGQNTYTGGTTLNGGVLNVSSDGNLGDAAGNLTFNGGELHTTGDVNSDRDVVLAGNGTFTTDTNTTLTNSGDVSGNGGLIKNGEGGLDLTGTVSHSGGTTVNEGELTLSGQNTYTGGTTLNGGVLNVSSDGNLGDAAGNLTFNGGELHTTGDVNSDRDVVLAGNGTFTTDTNTTLTNSGDVSGNGGLIKNGEGGLDLTGTVSHSGGTTVNDGELTLSGQNTYTGGTTLNGGVLNVSSDGNLGDAAGNLTFNGGELHTTGDVNSDRDVVLAGNGTFTTDTNTTLTNSGDVSGNGGLIKNGEGGLDLTGTVSHSGGTTVNEGELTLSGQNTYTGGTTLNGGVLNVSSDGNLGDAAGNLTFNGGELHTTGDVNSDRDVVLAGNGTFTTDTNTTLTNSGDVSGNGGLIKNGEGGLDLTGTVSHSGGTTVNDGELTLSGQNTYTGGTTLNGGVLNVSSDGNLGDAAGNLTFNGGELHTTGDVNSDRDVVLAGNGTFTTDTNTTLTNSGDVSGNGGLIKNGEGGLDLTGTVSHSGGTTVNDGELTLSGQNTYTGGTTLNGGVLNVSSDGNLGDAAGNLTFNGGELHTTGDVTSDRNVVLAGNGTFTTDTNTTLTNSGDVSGNGGLIKNGEGGLDLTGTVSHSGGTTVNEGELTLSGQNTYTGGTTLNGGVLNVSSDGNLGDAAGNLTFNGGELHTTGDVTSDRNVVLAGNGTFTTDTNTTLTNSGDVSGNGGLIKNGEGGLDLTGTVSHSGGTTVNDGELTLSGQNTYTGGTTLNGGVLNVSSDGNLGDAAGNLTFNGGELHTTGDVNSDRDVVLAGNGTFTTDTNTTLTNSGDVSGNGGLIKNGEGGLDLTGTVSHSGGTTVNDGELTLSGQNTYTGGTTLNGGVLNVSSDGNLGDAAGNLTFNGGELHTTGDVTSDRNVVLAGNGTFTTNTTLTNSGDVSGNGGLIKNGEGGLDLTGTVSHSGGTTVNDGELTLSGQNTYTGGTTLNGGVLNVSSDGNLGDAAGNLTFNGGTLHTTDDVTSDRDVVLAGNGTFTTDTNTTLTNSGDVSGNGGLIKNGEGGLDLTGTVSHSGGTTVNEGELTLSGQNTYTGGTTLNGGVLNVSSDGNLGDAAGNLTFNGGVLQASSSMTTGRSMVLDSVGALRSGEGSTLTVTGPISGGGTLVADGQGTLVLGGVNTHVGGTLISGGTVVLAHAGGLSSGAVAINDATLRTTVDTQVSQPLFVMGEATLDVASGTTTQLTGMLDGSRSTGCFIKSGAGRLNMAGTAVLANGTCVNEGTLSANGVLLSNVQVERAGTVRGTGAIAGNMRVDGTLAPGNSPGTLAVTGTVTLTDNATLQIDIDGYGTGAGAGNYSRLLVSGAAGRFVANGTLQPLLRGISGNAGNTFTPKVGDMFRIVSGEGGVTGTFDRLLQPTEGLAASTRFQVYYTTGFDIDLYVTPTAYSSDLVGKVNGNGLATAAALDALVEASDAGTTTAEQTDLLRAVWQQDAVALPVLVTALTGENHAKLAALAQSNATALADDVTGRLDQGVLVDASSTRIEQLLWANIGYGDVSVDADASADRLDARQRRATAGIDVYRSSNVAWGAGLGRTTSELERSPLDNTLDSNAFFAYGAARAGAVVLDGMLSYSADRWESQRPDVLGADGALSGKASGTTVMASAGVSLPFTAAGLSWQPSLRGNWQKVERNAYREGGDSLAALDVARLQAEGSRATLGLAVGSLVNDPLAARATWQFGLQAGINHGQARQATVTTALAGQRVDLSAAEAGKAFGRVQLQGTVRLGASSYLYGGVSTEQGSGVENNSVNAGIRIAL, encoded by the coding sequence ATGAACAGAGTATTCAAGGTGGTATGGAGCAAGGCCGTGGGTCAGTGGGTTGTGACCTCGGAATTCGGGGGGCGCGCAGGTGGCCGCACCCGTCGCACAGCCAACCGGCTGACCACCGGCCCTCTGGCGGCCCTGAGCCTGATGACCGCCCTGGCACTGTATGGTCCCTCTGCAATGGCGGCGGTGGACATCACCAACGTCGGGTTTGAAACCGGTACGTTGAGCGGCTGGACGTATTCCAAGACCGGCACCCAGGGCTCGACGAGCTATGGCAGCACCGGTGTCGGCGCTTCGGTGGTCACCGGCATGACCGATTTCGAGGCCGACAACGGCAGCCATAGCTGGACGGTGACGCCGTTCGGCAACAACATGGCCTCATTGCAGGCGGGTGCCGGTTCGGACTCGTTCGCCACGGCTGCAGGCGCACTTGGGCTGAGCGCTGCAAGCCGTTCGCTGGTGGCAAGCACGATGGCCGGGTCGCCCACGAATGCTTCGTGGCTGTACCAGGACCTGACCCTCGCTGCGGGTGACTACTTCAGCATGGCGTGGCAGTACGTCTCGACCGACTACGAGCCGTACAACGATGCCTCGCTGACCTCGCTGATCAACCTCGGCGACGCCTCGGTGTTCGCGACGGTGAACAACCAGAACGCGCAGTACGCGCTGCTGGGGGCCACCAACCTCGGCACGGGCAGCTACTCCACCGGCAGTTATGGTGCGACCGGCTGGCAGGTCGCCACGTACCAGGTCAGCACGGCCGGCACGTACCGCCTGGGTTTCATGTCATTGAATCTGCAGGACATGCAACTGAGCCCCGTGCTGTTCGTCGACCAGGCGCCGGGCCTGACCTTCGACAAGGGCGTGCCCTTCGGTCCGGTCGCGCCCAACCCGGGCAGCGGCGCGCCAACCACGCCGACGACCCCAACCGGCCCGATCGTCATCGATGGGCCCAAGGGCACCGATGACCTGGGCAGCGAAGACGAGGCCTCGTTCGAAGGCGGTACGTTGGTGGTCGACAAGGACACCAACGTGGATGTCGACTTCAAGATCGACGACAAGCCCGCCACCATTGATCAGAACGGCCACGACTCGACGTTCACCGGCAAGATCGACGACGCCACCGCCGGCGTTCCGGGCTCGCTGATCGTCAAGAACAGCGGCAACGGCGGCTCGGTCACGCTGACCAACACCAACGGCTACACCGGTACCACCGAGGTCGACGAGAACACTACGCTGGCATTGTCGGGCAATGGTTCCATCGACAAGTCGAAAAAGCTTGTGATCGACGGTACGCTGGACGTGACCCAGGCCGGTCCGGTCGTGAACATCACCTCGCTGAACGGCAAGGGCGATGTGGCGCTGGGCAACAACACGCTGTCCATCACCGATGCCAACGGCGACGAGTTCGAAGGCACCATCGGCGGGCAGGGCGACGTGGCCATCAAGGGTGGCACGCAGGTGCTTTCGGGGACGAACACCTACGCTGGCGGTACCTCGGTCAGCAACGCCGTCCTGCAGGTCAGCAGTGATGAGAACCTGGGCGACGCCGCAGGCAAGCTCACGCTTGATGGCGGCACGCTGCACACCACTGGCGACGTCACCAGCGATCGCGACGTGGTCCTTGCGGGCAATGGCACCTTCACCACCGATACCAACACCACGCTGACCAACAGCGGCGACGTGTCCGGTAATGGTGGCCTGATCAAGAACGGCGAAGGCGGCCTGGACCTGACCGGTACGGTGAGCCACAGCGGTGGCACGACCGTCAACGAAGGCGAGCTGACCCTGTCGGGCCAGAATACCTACACCGGTGGCACCACGCTCAACGGCGGCGTGCTCAACGTCAGCAGCGACGGCAACCTCGGCGATGCCGCAGGCAACCTGACCTTCAATGGCGGCGAGCTGCATACCACCGGCGACGTCAACAGTGATCGCGACGTGGTCCTTGCGGGCAATGGCACCTTCACCACCGATACCAACACCACACTGACCAACAGTGGCGACGTGTCCGGTAATGGCGGCCTGATCAAGAACGGCGAAGGTGGCCTGGACCTGACCGGTACGGTGAGCCACAGCGGTGGCACGACCGTCAACGAAGGCGAGCTGACCCTGTCGGGCCAGAATACCTACACCGGTGGCACCACGCTCAACGGCGGCGTGCTCAACGTCAGCAGCGACGGCAACCTCGGCGATGCCGCAGGCAACCTGACCTTCAATGGCGGCGAGCTGCATACCACCGGCGACGTCAACAGTGATCGCGACGTGGTCCTTGCGGGCAATGGCACCTTCACCACCGATACCAACACCACGCTGACCAACAGCGGCGACGTGTCCGGTAATGGTGGCCTGATCAAGAACGGCGAAGGCGGCCTGGACCTGACCGGTACGGTGAGCCACAGCGGTGGCACCACGGTGAATGACGGCGAGCTGACCCTGTCGGGCCAGAATACCTACACCGGCGGCACCACGCTCAACGGCGGCGTGCTCAACGTCAGCAGCGACGGCAACCTCGGCGATGCCGCAGGCAACCTGACCTTCAATGGCGGCGAGCTGCATACCACCGGCGACGTCAACAGTGATCGCGACGTGGTTCTTGCGGGCAATGGCACCTTCACCACCGACACCAACACCACGCTGACCAACAGTGGCGACGTGTCCGGTAATGGCGGCCTGATCAAGAACGGCGAAGGCGGCCTGGACCTGACCGGTACGGTGAGCCACAGCGGTGGCACGACCGTCAACGAAGGCGAGCTGACCCTGTCGGGCCAGAATACCTACACCGGTGGCACCACGCTCAACGGCGGCGTGCTCAACGTCAGCAGCGACGGCAACCTCGGCGATGCCGCAGGCAACCTGACCTTCAATGGCGGCGAGCTGCATACCACCGGCGACGTCAACAGTGATCGCGACGTGGTCCTTGCGGGCAATGGCACCTTCACCACCGATACCAACACCACGCTGACCAACAGCGGCGACGTGTCCGGTAATGGTGGCCTGATCAAGAACGGCGAAGGCGGCCTGGACCTGACCGGTACGGTGAGCCACAGCGGTGGCACCACGGTGAATGACGGCGAGCTGACCCTGTCGGGCCAGAATACCTACACCGGCGGCACCACGCTCAACGGCGGCGTGCTCAACGTCAGCAGCGACGGCAACCTCGGCGATGCCGCAGGCAACCTGACCTTCAATGGCGGCGAGCTGCATACCACCGGCGACGTCAACAGTGATCGCGACGTGGTTCTTGCGGGCAATGGCACCTTCACCACCGACACCAACACCACGCTGACCAACAGTGGCGACGTGTCCGGTAATGGCGGCCTGATCAAGAACGGCGAAGGTGGCCTGGACCTGACCGGTACGGTGAGCCACAGCGGTGGCACCACGGTGAATGACGGCGAGCTGACCCTGTCGGGCCAGAATACCTACACCGGCGGCACCACGCTCAACGGCGGCGTGCTCAACGTCAGCAGCGACGGCAACCTCGGCGATGCCGCAGGCAACCTGACCTTCAATGGCGGCGAACTGCACACCACCGGCGACGTCACCAGTGATCGCAACGTGGTCCTTGCGGGCAATGGCACCTTCACCACCGACACCAACACCACGCTGACCAACAGCGGCGACGTGTCCGGTAATGGCGGCCTGATCAAGAACGGCGAAGGTGGCCTGGACCTGACCGGTACGGTGAGCCACAGCGGTGGCACGACCGTCAACGAAGGCGAGCTGACCCTGTCGGGCCAGAATACCTACACCGGCGGCACCACGCTCAACGGCGGCGTGCTCAACGTCAGCAGCGACGGCAACCTCGGCGATGCCGCAGGCAACCTGACCTTCAATGGCGGCGAACTGCACACCACCGGCGACGTCACCAGTGATCGCAACGTGGTCCTTGCGGGCAATGGCACCTTCACCACCGATACCAACACCACGCTGACCAACAGTGGCGACGTGTCCGGTAATGGCGGCCTGATCAAGAACGGCGAAGGCGGCCTGGACCTGACCGGTACGGTGAGCCACAGCGGTGGCACCACGGTGAATGACGGCGAGCTGACCCTGTCGGGCCAGAATACCTACACCGGCGGCACCACGCTCAACGGCGGCGTGCTCAACGTCAGCAGCGACGGCAACCTCGGCGATGCCGCAGGCAACCTGACCTTCAATGGCGGCGAGCTGCATACCACCGGCGACGTCAACAGTGATCGCGACGTGGTCCTTGCGGGCAATGGCACCTTCACCACTGATACCAACACCACGCTGACCAACAGCGGCGACGTGTCCGGTAATGGCGGCCTGATCAAGAACGGCGAAGGTGGCCTGGACCTGACCGGTACGGTGAGCCACAGCGGCGGCACCACGGTGAATGACGGCGAGCTGACCCTGTCGGGCCAGAATACCTACACCGGCGGCACCACGCTCAACGGCGGCGTGCTCAACGTCAGCAGCGACGGCAACCTCGGCGATGCCGCAGGCAACCTGACCTTCAATGGCGGCGAACTGCACACCACCGGCGACGTCACCAGTGATCGCAACGTGGTCCTTGCGGGCAATGGCACCTTCACCACCAACACCACGCTGACCAACAGTGGCGACGTTTCCGGTAATGGCGGCCTGATCAAGAACGGCGAAGGTGGCCTGGACCTGACCGGTACGGTGAGCCACAGCGGCGGCACCACGGTGAATGACGGCGAGCTGACCCTGTCGGGCCAGAATACCTACACCGGCGGCACCACGCTCAACGGCGGCGTGCTCAACGTCAGCAGCGACGGCAACCTCGGCGATGCCGCAGGCAACCTGACCTTCAATGGCGGCACGCTGCACACCACCGACGACGTCACCAGTGATCGCGACGTGGTCCTTGCGGGCAATGGCACCTTCACCACCGACACCAACACCACGCTGACCAACAGTGGCGACGTGTCCGGTAATGGCGGCCTGATCAAGAACGGCGAAGGTGGCCTGGACCTGACCGGTACGGTGAGCCACAGCGGTGGCACGACCGTCAACGAAGGCGAGCTGACCCTGTCGGGCCAGAATACCTACACCGGTGGCACCACGCTCAACGGTGGCGTGCTCAACGTCAGCAGCGACGGCAACCTCGGCGATGCCGCAGGCAACCTGACCTTCAACGGCGGCGTGCTGCAGGCATCCTCGTCGATGACAACCGGCCGATCAATGGTGCTGGACAGCGTGGGCGCGCTGCGCAGCGGTGAAGGCAGCACCCTTACGGTCACCGGCCCGATCAGCGGCGGCGGCACCTTGGTGGCGGACGGCCAAGGCACGTTGGTGCTTGGCGGGGTGAACACCCACGTAGGCGGCACGCTGATCAGTGGCGGCACGGTCGTGCTGGCACATGCTGGCGGCCTGAGCTCCGGCGCCGTGGCGATCAATGATGCGACTCTGCGCACGACGGTCGACACCCAAGTGTCGCAGCCGCTGTTTGTGATGGGCGAGGCCACTCTGGATGTGGCCTCGGGCACCACGACGCAGCTGACCGGCATGCTGGACGGTTCGCGCAGCACCGGCTGCTTCATCAAGAGTGGTGCGGGTCGCCTCAACATGGCAGGCACTGCGGTTCTGGCCAATGGCACGTGCGTCAACGAAGGCACACTCAGTGCCAATGGCGTGCTGCTGAGCAATGTGCAGGTGGAACGTGCCGGCACGGTCCGTGGCACGGGCGCCATCGCCGGCAACATGCGCGTCGATGGCACGCTGGCCCCGGGTAACTCGCCGGGCACGCTGGCAGTGACGGGTACGGTCACGCTGACCGACAACGCCACGCTGCAGATAGACATCGACGGGTACGGCACCGGCGCCGGGGCCGGCAACTACTCGCGCCTGCTGGTGTCCGGCGCGGCCGGTCGCTTCGTCGCCAACGGCACCCTGCAGCCCCTGCTACGCGGCATCAGTGGCAATGCGGGCAACACCTTCACCCCGAAGGTGGGCGACATGTTCCGCATCGTCAGCGGCGAAGGCGGAGTGACCGGTACGTTCGACAGGCTCCTGCAGCCGACCGAGGGCCTGGCCGCTAGCACGCGCTTCCAGGTGTACTACACCACCGGTTTCGACATCGATCTGTACGTGACACCGACGGCCTACAGCTCTGACCTGGTGGGCAAGGTCAACGGCAACGGCCTGGCCACTGCGGCTGCACTGGACGCCCTGGTGGAAGCCAGCGACGCCGGCACCACCACCGCAGAACAGACCGATCTGCTGCGCGCGGTGTGGCAGCAGGATGCAGTGGCACTGCCGGTGCTGGTGACCGCCCTGACCGGCGAGAACCACGCCAAGCTGGCCGCGCTGGCGCAGTCCAATGCGACCGCACTGGCCGACGATGTGACCGGTCGACTGGACCAGGGTGTACTGGTGGATGCATCCAGCACGCGTATCGAACAGCTGCTGTGGGCCAACATCGGCTACGGGGATGTGTCGGTTGACGCGGATGCCAGCGCCGATCGCCTCGATGCCCGCCAGCGTCGTGCCACGGCCGGTATCGACGTGTACCGCTCCTCCAACGTGGCGTGGGGCGCGGGCCTGGGTCGCACGACTTCGGAACTGGAACGCAGCCCGCTGGACAACACGCTCGACAGCAACGCGTTCTTTGCCTATGGCGCCGCCAGGGCAGGTGCGGTGGTGCTGGACGGCATGCTGTCCTACTCGGCCGATCGCTGGGAAAGCCAGCGTCCGGACGTTCTGGGTGCCGATGGTGCACTGTCCGGCAAGGCTTCGGGTACTACCGTGATGGCCAGTGCCGGTGTCAGCTTGCCCTTCACGGCGGCAGGCCTGAGCTGGCAGCCCTCACTTCGCGGCAACTGGCAGAAAGTTGAGCGCAATGCCTACCGCGAAGGTGGTGACTCGCTGGCGGCGCTGGACGTTGCACGCCTCCAAGCCGAAGGCAGCCGCGCCACGCTCGGCCTGGCGGTCGGCTCGCTGGTGAATGATCCGCTGGCGGCGCGTGCGACCTGGCAGTTCGGTCTGCAGGCGGGTATCAACCACGGCCAGGCCCGCCAGGCCACGGTGACAACCGCATTGGCCGGCCAGCGGGTGGACCTGTCCGCCGCCGAGGCGGGCAAGGCCTTCGGTCGGGTCCAGCTGCAGGGCACCGTGCGCCTGGGAGCGTCGAGCTACCTGTACGGTGGCGTCAGCACCGAGCAGGGGTCGGGCGTGGAGAACAACAGCGTCAACGCGGGTATCCGCATCGCGCTGTGA
- a CDS encoding tartrate dehydrogenase — MARTFNIAVIPGDGIGKEVMPEGLRALEAAAKRFDLSFNFTPIDWASCAYYQQHGQMMPDDWKQQLQDQDAILFGAVGWPDVVPDHISLWGSLLKFRREFDQYINLRPVRLFEGVPCPLSGRKPGDIDFFVVRENTEGEYTNLGGIMYEGTPREIVIQETVMSRHGADRVLKYAYELAQSRARKHLTMATKSNGIAISMPWWDGRADAVGAAYPDVTVDKQHIDILTARFVLQPQRFDVVVASNLFGDILSDLGPACTGTIGLAPSANLNPERDFPSLFEPVHGSAPDIYGKGVANPVAMIWSAALMLQFLGCQPAHDAILAAVEGVLARGPLTPDLGGTATTRELGEAVALAVAG; from the coding sequence ATGGCACGCACGTTCAACATCGCCGTCATCCCCGGCGACGGCATCGGCAAGGAAGTGATGCCCGAAGGCCTCCGTGCACTTGAAGCGGCGGCCAAGCGCTTCGATCTGTCGTTCAACTTCACCCCCATCGACTGGGCCAGCTGTGCGTACTACCAGCAGCACGGTCAGATGATGCCGGACGACTGGAAGCAGCAGCTGCAGGATCAGGATGCGATTCTGTTCGGCGCGGTGGGCTGGCCCGACGTCGTGCCGGACCACATCTCGTTGTGGGGCTCGTTGCTGAAGTTCCGTCGGGAATTCGATCAGTACATCAACCTGCGGCCCGTGCGCCTGTTCGAGGGCGTGCCGTGCCCGCTGTCCGGCCGCAAGCCCGGTGATATCGATTTCTTCGTCGTGCGCGAAAATACCGAAGGCGAGTACACCAACCTCGGCGGCATCATGTACGAGGGCACCCCGCGCGAGATCGTGATCCAGGAAACGGTGATGAGCCGCCACGGCGCGGATCGGGTGCTGAAGTACGCCTATGAGCTCGCGCAGTCGCGCGCACGCAAGCACCTGACCATGGCAACCAAGAGCAACGGCATCGCCATCAGCATGCCGTGGTGGGATGGTCGTGCCGACGCGGTGGGTGCGGCGTATCCGGATGTGACCGTGGACAAGCAGCACATCGACATCCTGACGGCGCGATTCGTGCTGCAGCCGCAGCGATTCGACGTGGTGGTGGCGAGCAACCTGTTCGGCGACATCCTGTCTGATCTGGGCCCGGCGTGCACGGGCACGATCGGCTTGGCGCCGTCGGCAAACCTCAACCCGGAGCGGGACTTCCCGTCCTTGTTCGAGCCGGTGCATGGGTCGGCACCGGACATCTATGGCAAAGGCGTAGCCAATCCAGTTGCGATGATCTGGTCGGCGGCATTGATGCTGCAGTTCCTCGGTTGTCAGCCGGCCCACGACGCGATCCTTGCGGCGGTGGAGGGTGTGCTGGCGCGTGGTCCGCTGACGCCGGACCTGGGCGGCACGGCGACGACGCGCGAGCTGGGCGAAGCAGTGGCCTTGGCGGTCGCGGGGTGA
- a CDS encoding glycine zipper 2TM domain-containing protein translates to MMLTSTVFSFRGLALALALTAGVTAAGNADALSRKDKNTLVGAVVGGVAGHVLSNGDPLMTAGGAVAGGAIGNVATKDRRNNRDYRYDRGHRYDRDQRYQRTSYRERDRRHDQRRWDDRRGYDRRHHNGGWR, encoded by the coding sequence ATGATGCTCACTTCTACTGTTTTCAGCTTCCGTGGCTTGGCGCTGGCATTGGCACTCACCGCAGGCGTGACCGCCGCAGGCAATGCAGACGCGCTGTCGCGCAAGGACAAGAACACCCTGGTGGGTGCAGTGGTAGGCGGCGTGGCGGGCCATGTGCTGTCCAACGGCGACCCGCTTATGACGGCAGGCGGCGCAGTGGCCGGTGGTGCGATTGGTAATGTCGCCACCAAGGATCGCCGCAACAACCGCGATTACCGATATGACCGTGGTCATCGCTATGACCGCGACCAGCGCTACCAGCGCACCAGTTACCGCGAGCGGGATCGCCGCCATGACCAGCGTCGCTGGGATGATCGTCGTGGCTATGATCGTCGCCACCACAACGGTGGCTGGCGCTGA